The region TCAGCACCCCAGTTGCCGTGTCTGAAGGGCCACCCGACTGCACCTCCTCCCTTACTGCCACTCACCCTGGAATGTGGCTCCCCTCCTCAGGGACCTGCAGATTCCAGGGAGTTCTTGGAGGGGCAGGGGTTGTCAGCCTCCCCCTTCCCTGAGGTCTCCCATCTGTCGGGGGCACGGTTGTACAGGGCATCTTTTTCTCACGAGGTTGCAGAGGGGTACACTGTCAGGCAGTCCCGCAGCCCCTTTATTCCCACAGGGGAACTTAGAGTCAGTCCCTGGGATACCCCTCAAGGGCCTAGCTCGGGTCAGGCAGCAGGTCACACACAGCCTGGCTGGTCCTGAGGAGCCGCCTGAGAAAGGGTCCTGGCCTGGGAACAGAAGCAGGCTCCCTGGGTCTCGGGCAGGTCGCATGCCACATCGGGCAGCAATCTCCTGTCCCTGAAATACCTCTGCCTTTCCTGGCTCCCTGGGCTCCCTAATAGCAGATAGGTTTGATTCCcttgaattcaaaactacatgcATTAATTTTATCTGAGAATAATCCCAAGCTCCTGCTCAGGCTCCCTCCACCTCACTGTGCTTCTGTGTTCAGGTCCTGCATGGTGGAAGAATCCGGAACCCTCGAGTCCCAGCTTGAAGCTACCAAAGTAGGTGTCCCCAGGGCTCCCTGCCCGGCTAAGACCCTTCACCCCACCACCCCCGTTTGGCTTAAAGCAGCCCAGAACCCCatcatttttaaatttgtctGCGGTGGTTGCTGCCTGCAACCCTGCCTGAAAGGGAAGAGGTAGCTTTGCCCCTCGGCCGTCCCTGGCAGGTGCGCCCCTGGCTTGTGACTCCCGCTCAGGTTCTTCCCTCTCCTTCTGGATTCCTCAGTCACCCCGCCGCACCCTTCCCAGTCTAGCCCTGCTCATCTCAGGCTGGGCCCTCCCATGCATCTTTGCTCCCCACCCCTGCAGCGCAAGCACCAGGAGATTCGAGCCATGAGAAGTCAGCTCAAGAAGATTGAGGACCTGGGGGCAGCCATGGAGGAAGCCCTGATCCTGGACAACAAGTACACGGAGCACAGCACCGTGGGCCTGGCCCAGCAGTGGGACCAGCTCGACCAGCTGGGCATGCGCATGCAGCACAATCTGGAGCAGCAGATCCAGGCCAGGTGCCTGCCCCCGGCAGCGGGTGGGCACGGGCGGCAGCATGGGAAGGAAGGGCCCTGCTCACCCCAGCTTCTAGTAGTCGGTCATCGCACTGGGATGGAACAGAATGTGCTACCTGCTGTGTGGGGCTGAGGCCCAGTCTCTAACTCTGTTCTTCTCTTCCAGGAACACAACAGGGGTGACTGAGGAAGCTCTCAAAGAATTCAGCATGATGTTTAAGTGAGTATGCCTGGCGCGCTCCCTGCCCGCCTGGTTGGTGGAGGCGGGCTCAGCAGCAGGGCCGGGCACTGAGTGGCCTTGGCTCTGTGCTGCAGACACTTTGACAAGGACAAGTCTGGCCGGCTGAACCACCAGGAGTTCAAGTCCTGCCTGCGCTCTCTGGGCTACGACCTGCCcatggtggaggaaggggaacctgaCCCAGAGTTCGAGGCCATCCTGGACACTGTGGATCCAAACAGGTGAGCGTTAGGGAAGGTGGTGGGAACAGCTATGTGTGCAGAGCCCACCATGCCCTCCCCACTCACACACTTCACCCCCCAGGGACGGGCACGTCTCCCTGCAAGAATACATGGCTTTCATGATCAGTCGTGAAACTGAGAACGTCAAGTCCAGCGAGGAGATAGAGAGTGCCTTCCGGGCCCTGAGCTCCGAAGGAAAGCCTTACGTGACCAAGGAGGAGCTGTACCAGGTCTGGGTGCTTTgcttccctggggaggagggctgaGGTTTCCTTTAAAAAGTAAAGCCCAAGGCTACCCTGGGGTAACAGACTGGAGCCCTACACTGCTGGGTGCAGGTGTTTTATTCCTGCGGGTAAATAAAATGCAGTTCAGGCCAAGTCCTGTAGCTGCGCGCAAAAGTGGCCGCAGCCTGCAAGCATAGGTCTTCCTGAAGCCTGGCCGTTCATGTTGTTTTAAGTCCCCTGCTGCCTGCCTCAGCATGCCTGGCAGTGGCTTAGCTGACAGGTGTGTCCTCGTCCCCTCCAGAACCTGACTCGGGAACAAGCCGACTACTGCGTCTCCCACATGAAGCCCTATGTGGACAGCAAGGGCCGTGAGCTCCCCACTGCTTTCGACTACGTTGAGTTCACCCGCTCGCTCTTCGTGAACTGATCCTCCACCCCTAGGCTAGCCTGGCCCTGCTCCTCGCCCTGCTGCCGCCTTGCTGCATGTCAACCCATCTCTGTGCTCTTAAATAATATTCCAGACAGTGTTACTTTCCGGTGTGACCTTAAATCTGCTTAGCTTGAGGTAAGACTTCTTAGTAGAAAATGGTGCTTCGGTAAACCGCTTCTGGTCCAGTTCAGGTGCAACTGCCATGTTGCTGTGGGGACCCAGCTTCTGTCTTGAAGCCAGCCGCCCCATTCCGACTTCAGAAAAATCCAAGCAGCTGGTGACTTCTCCTCttgttctccccacccccatttttTGTTGTCACATAAAGGACGAATAAATGACCCACCCCCAAAAGTGTGTCTTGTCTTCATTCAGCTTCCATCAGAAATACACAGAGCAGCCCAGATGCAGCCCACCCCGCAGGCCTCTGTACTTAGGGACACTCCCCCCGGGGCCCTGCTGTGGCTTCGTTGTCCTCAGGGGGCTGCTTCTGCTGCCAGCTGGTCCAAGTCCTCCGTTTCCCGGGGCCCCTGTTCGGTGAACTCGGTGCTCAGCCGCCATACCTTCACTGTGCCCTTGGCATCGCCAGCAGCCAGCAGCTGAGTCTGCTGGCAATTAAACTCGAGACAGTAAACAGGGCTTTCATCCTGGGTCTGCTTGATTGAAACTGTGGGCTTCTGGGAGCTCTTCTGGAGATCAAACAGCTGCACGTCACCTTCAGTGCGAGAGAGTCGGTAAGAGAGGCCCAGAGCAGCAGCCCGACCCTCTGCAGATCCCTGTGCCCTTGGGAAGAGGAACCCTGGAGGACACAGCTGCCGCCCAGTTAAGCTCTTCCCCGAGGGGGAAGTCATCCTCACCCCCATGCAGCCGCTCCTCCACCCAGAATTCCAGGCCCGTGCTGCACCTGTGTCACTTAAAGCCTGCGTCCCATCTCCTACCTTCCCCAGAAGCAGCGGCAAACACCAAAGGGCGCACTGGGGACCAGCGTACGGCAAACAGGTACTTGTGGGACAGCTGCAGGGACGCCAGGGGCTGGGCCTGCAGCATGGAGTACAGGTGGACGTGGCCGTCGGTCCCTGCACTCAGGAAGAGATTCCTAGATGGGATGCAGAGCAGACAGCCAGACAAGGGGATGAGTCCAGGTGTGGCTGGGGCCTTCTCGCCAGACACCTGAGCTGTCAGGCTCCTGAAAGGCCTCCCCGGACCCACAGACCTGGAGTCCTGGGTAGAGGGGCTGACTCCCTGGGGCCAACCACCAGGCCTCAAGTGGGCCCAGGACAACCTGCAGGTCCTTTAAGCAGGTCTGCAGCATGGCCTGGAGGGATGCCCATGCCCTCCCAGTGCCAGAGGCCCTGTGGCTGTGGCAGAGAAGCCCCAGGCCAGGGCCCTCCCTACCTGTGGAAGGGGGAGCAGCTCACTGAGTAGACAGGACCGCCGTGGGGAGAGAACGTGAACTGGACTGGGGCGCGCAGGGGCACCGAGTGAGGCACCCGCGTGAGGGCGGCCTCTTCGGCTGCCAGGGAACACTTGAGTGGGAAGCCGCCTTCCGTGCCCAGAACAAAAAGGCTGGGGTCAAAGCTGGAGAAAGCCACCGCTGTGGCGCCCACCTCAGTCTCCCCCcggggaggctgtggagaaacaAAGAGCTGGGCAGACCTGAGAGACCGGCTATGGTGTCCTACAAGAGCCCCCGGACGAGTGGGTGCTGTGGCCCAAAGAAGTCCGGCGGCAAGTCCTCCGCTGGCAGCTCTGGTGGCCGAGCCTGCCCAGCCGCCAACTTGCCCGGGGAGCTCCCGCATCCAGGGCTGCCTACGGGCTGTCCCCAGGGGCAGCGGCCTCAGCCCCCGCCTACCTTCTTCAGCTTGGTGCTCCTCGGGAGCTGCTGCACCGCCAGGGCAAAGCCCTCAGCGAGCTGCAGCTGGCCCGCCCCGACCCCCTGCCAAAGCAGCACCTTCCCGTCGGTGGCCACACTCAGCACCTGGAAGCGGTGGCCGTGCCGCGGATCCGGAAGCCAAACCACCTGGGACAACGGCAGGGGCAGGGTGAGAGAGCCGCCGCGCCACGGCCAAGCCCTACCTCCCAGCAAGGCCAGGTAGCTCCCTCCGCCCCcaccttcctcttctcttccaggGGGGAGAAACAAAAAGATTCCGGGGGAGGCCCGGGGGCCACCTCACCCACCAGGGGGGTAGGCCCAGAGGGTTCCAGGGTTCCTCCCCTAGTCTCAGCGGAAAGCCCGGCCAGCTGGGAAGCCCTCACTGCAGCCTGGGCGCCGGAGGCTGGGactggcccagggctctgggagtGGCTCCCGCTGGGGGCGAGGGTGTGACTCAGGCCCCGGCTGCTCTGGGAATGCCAAAGGCTGTCTGACTGCCAACTCCCTGGTGACCTTCTTCCACAGCTGTGCCAGGTTGGcgccctctctcctgctctgcctcAAGTTGGGCCCAGGAGGGCAAGGCCCAGCTCCGAGAAGGGGCAGGTGCCTCCCTGACTGCCCGGCAGCCCCAGCTCCCACCTGGTtcacggggtctgtgtgtgtgtcgtCCGTCAGGCCCGTGCGCCGGAGCAGCGGGTCCTCAGGGTGGCTCAGGTCCCACACCAGCACCTCACCGCTGTACAGTCCCCCTGTGGGACCAAGCGGGCCTAGGCAGAAGCTGGCTCACACCCAGCAGCCTGGCTTCCCGGCCAGGTCCCGGCCCTCTTGCTCACCGAGTCAAGGAGCCACTGGCCCAGAATCATTCTGAGGAAAAGTCCTATCTCCGGGCCCACACTCTGTCTGCTGTGCCCCACCCAGGGAACCTTCCCCACGGCCAGCCTGCTCCCCCTGACCACACCCTGCCATTCTCATTCCCTCGGGAAAGCATGACCCCCCTCTCCCAACACGGGTGGCTCCTCTGACCACTGACAGCTCCCCCGTGGCACCTGCTTTGTCCTGCCTCTAGTCCTGACCAGGCCACACAGCCCCAGCTCAGCTGAGGACCTGCTTCTTCCTCTGAGCTCCATGCCCAGTACAGGCCTCTCATCATCCCACCGGAATCCAGGGGTCAAGTCTGCCCCTGAGTGGACTTGCCCTGGCCATGCCCAGGGACTACGGGCCCAATGGAGAGCCCCCCTTTGGTGGCCC is a window of Manis pentadactyla isolate mManPen7 chromosome 3, mManPen7.hap1, whole genome shotgun sequence DNA encoding:
- the DYNC2I2 gene encoding cytoplasmic dynein 2 intermediate chain 2, coding for MAPIASPPQSCSLEARGRRSRRSPPAREGGAVSEATRAQPRQLCRAGRPGAAALATGGAASAEGPGRPGPLQDETLGVVSVPSQWRSVQGIRGVTKSCQTDSLATAEASSQTQKRADAEVQTEARMPVSVPSGSRPDSPRLAAFLQRVEGMVIRELNKNWQSHAFDGFEVNWTEQQPTVTCLHTLAYPPAQGQGLHVTSVSWNTTGSVVACAYGRLDDGDWSTLKSFVCAWNLDRRGLNPRQPSAVVEVPSAVMCLAFHPTQPSRIAGGLYSGEVLVWDLSHPEDPLLRRTGLTDDTHTDPVNQVVWLPDPRHGHRFQVLSVATDGKVLLWQGVGAGQLQLAEGFALAVQQLPRSTKLKKPPRGETEVGATAVAFSSFDPSLFVLGTEGGFPLKCSLAAEEAALTRVPHSVPLRAPVQFTFSPHGGPVYSVSCSPFHRNLFLSAGTDGHVHLYSMLQAQPLASLQLSHKYLFAVRWSPVRPLVFAAASGEGDVQLFDLQKSSQKPTVSIKQTQDESPVYCLEFNCQQTQLLAAGDAKGTVKVWRLSTEFTEQGPRETEDLDQLAAEAAP